The Deinococcus hopiensis KR-140 sequence AGCCGCGTCAGGTCCTGCCCCAATTCGCGCAGGTCAGCGCGGTAGCGCTCGCCGTCGCGCTCCTGCGCGAGTGCGCCGTCCACCCGGGCGCGCAGAGCGGTCAGGGGACTGCGCAGATCGTGGGCCGCAGCGCGTAGAAAGTCGCGCTCGCGCTCGCGGGCCTCGGCAAGCCGGGCAAAGGAGGTCTGGAGGGTCAGGGCCAGCCGGGCGAGTTCGTCCTCGTCTCCCGCACCGGGCACCGGCTGCCGCAGATCACCCCCACTGCCGATGGACCGCGCCGCGCCCTCCAGCGCCCGCACGGGCCGCAGCAGGCGTCCGGCCACCGTCCAGCCCACCAGCAAAGACAGGGCCAGCGCCAGCGGCAACAGCAGGGCGAACGAGCGCGTAAAAGCCCGGCGCGCCTCACCCAGCGCCCGAGCGTCCGTCACCACGGTCAGGGCGGCGCGGTTCGCGCTCAGCACCCGCACCGCCACCAGCCGGTCACCAATCTGGTAGGTGCCGGGTTGGGCATTCAGGCGAATTCCTGCTGGAAAGCCCCGTGTACTCAACACTTCCGCCCGCCCGTTTCCGAGGGTCAGCAGCCGTACGTCCAGCCGCCGGGTCTCGGGGTCCGCATCCAGAATGGCCTCCAGATCGGCGGGAGCGAGCAGGCCCTGCGTGCCCATCAGCGCAGCGTACAGGTCATCCCCCCGGCCCAGCGACGCTTCTACCCGCGCCTGCACAGCTCCCACCGCACTGACCAGACGGTCTTGTTGCGCCTGAAGCAGAAAGCGGTCCACGGCGACGTACAACCCCAGCGCCACCAGTGCGGCCGCCAGCCCCGTCGCCAGCGCGGCCCACAGGGCAAGGCGCGCACGCAGGTTGAGCCGGAGCGCGGCCCTTCCCCCCACCTACCGCTCCACCCGGTAGCCCCGCCCCCGCTCGCTGCTGATTGCCTCGGGTGCCAGCTTGCGGCGCAAGTAGCGCACATACACGTCCACGATCCGGGCCTCACCACCGAAATCCGGCCCCCACACGCGGTCCAGCAGTTCTTCCCGCGTAAACCAGCGGTCCGGCGCGAGGGCCAGCGTTTCCAGCAGGGCGTACTCGCGGGCAGTCACGGCGGCCTCTTGCCCCTCCCACGAGGCGGTGCGGGCCACGGTGTCCAGCAGACCCCGGCCTCCAGCAAAGGTCACGCGCGCCGCTCCCTGTCCCCGCTCCCGGCGGGATAGCGCCCGCAGGGTGGCGAGCAGTTCGGGCACCGCGAAGGGCTTGACGAGGTAGGCGTCACCGCCGAGGTCCAGCCCCTTCACCCGGTCCCCGAGTTCGCCCCGTGCGGTCAGGAACAAGATGGCCGCGCCCACGCCGGCCGCGCGCACCTGCTGGGCCACCGCAAAGCCGTCCAGGCCGGGCAACATCACGTCCAGTACGATCAGGGGGTATTCGCCCAGCAGGGCCTCTTCCAGCCCCTCGGGTCCGGTCTGCCGCCATGTGACCGCGTAACCAGTCTCACGCAGGGCGGCCACCGTCGGCCCGGCGATGCGGGGATCGTCCTCGATCAGCAGCAGGCGCATGGGGCCAGTGTAGAGGGGCGGGTTAAACCCGGGTTAACGCTGGAAGGCCGCGCCCTCGCGTCCGTCTCCGGGGTGCAGGCACTGGCCTCGGACGAGATAAAGGCCTTTTTGCCCCTGCCCAGCGCCCTTTCCGGTCTCGCCGTGCTCAGCGTCACCCCGCTGCTCCCCCGCCAGCGGGCCGCGCCCGACGGACCCCTTTCCAAAGCCCGGTCGGGTCTGGGACATGGCGGGCCACGGAATGGGGCGCCCGGCGTGCCCTCCTCCATCACCGTGGGGAAGCGGAACACGGACGCGAAGAACGGCGCGCTGCAGGTCCGTGGTGACCAACGGGTCAGGGCCCACGTCCCGAGCGGCTTCTGGGTACAAACCGCTGGGCGTCGGGCGCCCGGACATCGCCGCCATCCGCCCCCACCTACGGGGCGGACCGGCGCATTGCGCACGAGGTGTGCACCGTGATGCGCCCGAAGAGCGTGGAGGCAAGCGCTTCACGTGCGCGTACATCCAGACCCTGCGCACAGGCGACGCCACCATCCACCACATCCAAACCGGCAACCGCGCGGGCCTGTCCAACCGCAGCCTGGTCCGCACGACGTCAATCTGCCCTCAGCCGGTCAGCCTCCGCATCAGCCCCCAGGCGAGCAGACCCGTCCCGGCCAACCCCAGGACCACTGTGGGCAGCAACCAGGGCATACGGCGTTGCAGCGACAGGCTCCGGGCGCGGGCTTCCGCGGGGACGGGGGCCGGGAGACCCCGCGCGGTCAG is a genomic window containing:
- a CDS encoding sensor histidine kinase — translated: MGGRAALRLNLRARLALWAALATGLAAALVALGLYVAVDRFLLQAQQDRLVSAVGAVQARVEASLGRGDDLYAALMGTQGLLAPADLEAILDADPETRRLDVRLLTLGNGRAEVLSTRGFPAGIRLNAQPGTYQIGDRLVAVRVLSANRAALTVVTDARALGEARRAFTRSFALLLPLALALSLLVGWTVAGRLLRPVRALEGAARSIGSGGDLRQPVPGAGDEDELARLALTLQTSFARLAEARERERDFLRAAAHDLRSPLTALRARVDGALAQERDGERYRADLRELGQDLTRLSDLTNHLLLLARDAEALARVPVPLRDLAAQAVDRARELSSEADVDLGAPRSVTVTGDRVLLEQAIWNLTANAALHAPGASVLVTVREEAGSAEVEVRDDGPGVDAAVLARLGEAFYRPDASRSTGGHGLGLALVRRVAELHGGTLALRSQPGEGFTATLRLPVKAGGGEAGRVLPSQA
- a CDS encoding response regulator transcription factor; protein product: MRLLLIEDDPRIAGPTVAALRETGYAVTWRQTGPEGLEEALLGEYPLIVLDVMLPGLDGFAVAQQVRAAGVGAAILFLTARGELGDRVKGLDLGGDAYLVKPFAVPELLATLRALSRRERGQGAARVTFAGGRGLLDTVARTASWEGQEAAVTAREYALLETLALAPDRWFTREELLDRVWGPDFGGEARIVDVYVRYLRRKLAPEAISSERGRGYRVER